In Deltaproteobacteria bacterium, a genomic segment contains:
- a CDS encoding PhzF family phenazine biosynthesis protein: MTQLIPLHQVDAFTDTPFRGNPAAVCLLGAPRDAAWMQAVAAEMNLAETAFLWPEGDAFRLRWFTPAVEVPLCGHATLASAHVLWETGRAKPDAPIAFATLSGTLTAAHEGEWIQLDFPALPPRAESSAPPAGLLAALGLAHATVHEVPRPNASDGPSWLVVLPSEAALLALQPDFRALRDVAGHAVIATARAERAGCDFTSRFFAPKAGVDEDPVTGSAHCSLAPFWCARLGRDELTGVQLSQRTGVVRVRTRGARVHLLGRAVTVLRGELSV; this comes from the coding sequence ATGACGCAGCTCATCCCTCTCCATCAAGTGGACGCGTTCACCGACACGCCCTTTCGCGGCAACCCCGCGGCGGTCTGCCTGCTTGGCGCGCCGCGCGACGCCGCGTGGATGCAGGCCGTCGCCGCCGAGATGAACCTCGCCGAGACCGCGTTCCTGTGGCCCGAGGGCGACGCCTTCCGCCTGCGCTGGTTCACGCCCGCAGTCGAGGTGCCGCTATGCGGCCACGCGACGCTCGCGAGCGCGCATGTGCTGTGGGAGACGGGGCGCGCGAAGCCGGACGCGCCGATCGCCTTCGCGACCCTCTCGGGAACGCTCACGGCCGCGCACGAAGGCGAGTGGATCCAGCTCGACTTCCCCGCGCTGCCACCGCGCGCAGAATCGAGCGCGCCGCCCGCGGGTCTGCTCGCGGCGCTCGGTCTCGCACACGCGACAGTGCACGAAGTACCTCGCCCGAATGCGAGCGATGGACCGAGCTGGCTCGTCGTGCTGCCGAGCGAGGCCGCGCTGCTCGCGCTGCAGCCGGACTTTCGCGCGCTGCGCGACGTGGCGGGCCACGCCGTGATCGCGACGGCACGTGCCGAGCGCGCGGGGTGCGACTTCACCTCACGCTTCTTCGCACCGAAGGCCGGCGTCGACGAAGACCCGGTCACGGGGTCGGCGCACTGCTCGCTCGCGCCGTTCTGGTGCGCGCGCCTCGGGCGCGACGAGCTCACCGGCGTGCAGCTCTCGCAGCGCACGGGCGTCGTGCGGGTGCGCACGCGCGGCGCGCGCGTGCACCTGTTAGGTCGCGCGGTGACGGTGCTGCGCGGGGAGCTGAGCGTTTAG
- a CDS encoding arsenate reductase ArsC, whose amino-acid sequence MKRVLFVCVENSNRSQMAEAFARALGGGEVEAHSAGSRPAGRVNPKAIAAMRERGIDLAAHASKGLDAVEHLSFDAAITMGCGDACPHVRARVRDDWALRDPRDLDEAGVRQVRDEIERRVKELLARL is encoded by the coding sequence ATGAAGCGCGTGCTGTTCGTGTGCGTCGAGAACTCGAATCGCAGCCAGATGGCGGAAGCGTTCGCGCGCGCCCTCGGCGGCGGCGAAGTCGAAGCGCACAGCGCGGGCTCGCGGCCGGCGGGGCGCGTGAACCCGAAGGCGATCGCGGCGATGAGAGAGCGCGGCATCGACCTCGCGGCGCACGCGTCGAAGGGCCTCGACGCCGTCGAGCATCTCAGCTTCGACGCTGCGATCACGATGGGCTGCGGCGATGCGTGCCCGCACGTGCGCGCGCGCGTCCGCGACGACTGGGCGCTGCGCGACCCGCGCGATCTCGACGAGGCGGGGGTGCGCCAGGTGCGCGACGAGATCGAGCGGCGCGTGAAGGAGCTGCTCGCGCGGCTGTGA
- a CDS encoding MmcQ/YjbR family DNA-binding protein — protein sequence MTARKRESKRAAITTDAQKKTTSGPVLARLRKLCLALPEAQEKISHGEPTWFAGKGKVFAMFDNYHHGAPHASVWIPAPPGLQEALIESDPARFWRPPYVGHNGWVGIVLDTKPDWGVVAGLIEQAYRLIATQKLVALLDAKTRG from the coding sequence ATGACGGCGCGCAAACGCGAATCGAAGCGTGCAGCCATAACAACTGACGCTCAGAAGAAGACCACGAGCGGCCCGGTGCTCGCGCGCCTGCGCAAGCTCTGTCTCGCGCTGCCGGAAGCGCAGGAGAAGATCTCGCATGGCGAGCCCACGTGGTTCGCGGGCAAGGGCAAGGTGTTCGCGATGTTCGACAACTACCACCACGGCGCGCCGCATGCGTCGGTGTGGATCCCGGCGCCGCCAGGCCTGCAGGAGGCGCTGATCGAGAGCGACCCGGCGCGCTTCTGGCGCCCGCCCTACGTCGGACACAACGGCTGGGTCGGGATCGTGCTCGACACGAAGCCCGACTGGGGCGTGGTCGCGGGGCTGATCGAGCAGGCCTATCGACTGATTGCGACGCAAAAGCTGGTCGCGCTGCTGGACGCGAAGACTCGGGGTTGA
- a CDS encoding nuclear transport factor 2 family protein — protein MSGEQSESLARAYFAAVERGDRAALLALFAPDLVWRVPKGAIPPYGGEHRGAQKIVEMMLGAVGTAFVPGTQRIEVKLLLARGDVAMAETRMTAQRPNGAPGYDNDYVFVFEMRGGRIAEIREHVDTRYAASVFGG, from the coding sequence ATGAGTGGCGAACAGAGCGAGTCACTCGCGCGCGCATACTTCGCTGCGGTCGAGCGCGGCGATCGCGCAGCGCTGCTCGCGCTATTCGCGCCCGACCTCGTGTGGCGCGTGCCGAAGGGCGCGATCCCGCCCTACGGCGGCGAACACCGCGGCGCGCAGAAGATCGTCGAGATGATGCTCGGCGCGGTCGGCACCGCGTTCGTGCCGGGCACGCAGCGCATCGAGGTGAAGCTGCTGCTCGCGCGCGGCGACGTCGCGATGGCGGAGACGCGCATGACGGCGCAGCGCCCGAACGGCGCGCCTGGCTACGACAACGACTACGTGTTCGTGTTCGAGATGCGCGGCGGACGCATCGCCGAGATCCGCGAGCACGTCGACACGCGCTACGCCGCGAGCGTGTTCGGAGGCTGA
- a CDS encoding glucose 1-dehydrogenase, which yields MAQRLLGRVAIVTGGARGQGAAEARLFVAEGARVVIGDVLAAQGEALAKELGASARFVRMDVSESADWEAALAAARELGALTTLVNNAAIQHYAPLTETRTEDYLRVVSVNQLGCFLGMRHCAPVLAASGGGSIVNVASMDGTRGTNGMVAYVSSKWAVRGLTKVAAIELGPAKIRVNTILPGSILTPMGNPNDEDLATYNRHFAGYPIPRIGQPEEIAKLALFLASDDSSYCTGAEFLADGGATAGVHYEGVVTSFPRR from the coding sequence GTGGCGCAGAGGTTGTTAGGAAGGGTCGCGATCGTGACGGGCGGCGCGCGCGGGCAGGGCGCGGCGGAGGCGCGGCTCTTCGTCGCCGAGGGAGCGCGCGTCGTGATCGGCGACGTGCTCGCGGCCCAAGGCGAAGCGCTCGCGAAGGAGCTCGGCGCGAGCGCCCGCTTCGTGCGCATGGACGTGAGCGAGTCCGCGGATTGGGAGGCGGCGCTCGCCGCCGCGCGCGAGCTCGGCGCGCTCACCACGCTCGTGAACAACGCGGCGATCCAGCACTACGCGCCGCTCACCGAGACGCGCACCGAGGACTACTTGCGCGTCGTATCCGTGAACCAGCTCGGCTGCTTCCTCGGCATGCGCCACTGCGCGCCGGTGCTAGCGGCGAGCGGCGGCGGCTCGATCGTGAACGTGGCCTCGATGGACGGCACGCGCGGCACGAACGGCATGGTCGCCTACGTGTCGAGCAAGTGGGCCGTGCGCGGGCTCACGAAGGTCGCGGCGATCGAGCTCGGGCCCGCGAAAATTCGCGTCAACACGATCCTGCCCGGCTCGATCCTGACGCCGATGGGCAACCCGAACGACGAGGATCTCGCGACCTACAACCGCCACTTCGCCGGCTACCCGATCCCGCGCATCGGCCAGCCCGAAGAGATCGCGAAGCTCGCGCTGTTCCTCGCCTCGGACGACTCGTCGTATTGCACCGGCGCCGAGTTCCTCGCCGACGGCGGCGCCACTGCGGGCGTGCACTACGAAGGCGTCGTCACGTCGTTTCCGCGGAGGTGA
- a CDS encoding EthD domain-containing protein translates to MEKLAYLLWNREAQDADELRDQLLGSTAAELLAAGALRLQVNVADSAVAPAAPMRMMSTRPLPSALVTLALHTHLDRKPAEKALAKVAPRIAGYLVLESEPIVNTKQRAREGERTPGYSQLALIQRPPRLDAEHWLQIWQGSHTTVAKETQSTFRYVQNRVVQTLTYAAPRFDAIVEECFPAAAMTSQHAFYDAVGDDAKLDANRKRMLESSGRFIDFDRIDVIPMSEYVMRG, encoded by the coding sequence ATGGAGAAGCTCGCGTACTTGCTGTGGAACCGAGAGGCGCAGGACGCCGACGAGCTCCGCGATCAGCTGTTAGGGAGCACCGCCGCCGAGCTGCTCGCGGCGGGAGCGCTGCGCTTGCAGGTGAACGTCGCGGACTCGGCGGTCGCGCCGGCGGCGCCGATGCGCATGATGAGCACGCGCCCGCTGCCGAGTGCGCTCGTCACGCTCGCGCTGCACACGCACCTCGATCGCAAGCCCGCGGAGAAGGCGCTCGCGAAGGTTGCGCCGCGCATCGCGGGCTACCTCGTGCTCGAGTCCGAGCCGATCGTGAACACGAAGCAGCGCGCGCGCGAGGGCGAGCGCACGCCGGGCTACTCGCAGCTCGCGCTGATCCAGCGCCCGCCGCGGCTCGACGCCGAGCATTGGCTCCAGATCTGGCAGGGCTCGCACACGACCGTCGCGAAGGAGACGCAGTCCACGTTTCGCTACGTGCAGAACCGCGTCGTGCAGACGCTCACGTACGCCGCGCCCCGCTTCGACGCGATCGTCGAGGAGTGCTTCCCCGCCGCCGCGATGACGAGCCAGCACGCGTTCTACGACGCCGTGGGCGACGACGCGAAGCTCGACGCGAATCGCAAGCGCATGCTGGAGAGCAGCGGCCGCTTCATCGACTTCGACCGCATCGACGTGATCCCGATGAGCGAGTACGTGATGCGAGGGTGA
- a CDS encoding phosphotransferase family protein, which yields MDAAAFQRFTAWAEHALGGKVVRAERQGERRSGGRPAWFLDVARGGEVLACYARMDRGAEQLISREFTLEREHRVLRALGEAGARVPRVYGFCRDPAGILMERVRGDFDYTQLAPGSARDALDDDFLRELVRVHQLDPARFVAAGIESPASAEQTALHDLALWERAYRRALVRPVPVVEFATRWLRRNLPAPPQRLSLVQGDTGPGQFLFDMAPADSARGLPRATAIIDWEFAHLGDPVLDLAQIRTRDFYNPGIDLARWLVRYEQLSGSRVDRRKLAYYTVKSMAITPLALAGMVQHMHPRTDHAEWFAQDVCYKRATAEALCEAIGAPATPPELPAEAVTERSAIFDVLEENLRDEHKPAAPDDYARYRLDLARRLARHLRNADAFGAALEAEELQEIARLTGAKSRTLAEGDAALTALIAANEGARDYEIAAYLYRRAVRDEALWRGALGAGEKAVYQRLR from the coding sequence ATGGACGCCGCCGCATTCCAGCGATTCACTGCTTGGGCCGAGCACGCGCTCGGCGGCAAGGTCGTGCGCGCGGAGCGGCAGGGCGAGCGGCGCTCGGGCGGGCGGCCGGCGTGGTTTCTCGACGTCGCGCGCGGCGGCGAGGTGCTCGCTTGTTATGCGCGCATGGACCGCGGCGCGGAGCAGCTGATCTCGCGCGAGTTCACGCTCGAGCGCGAGCATCGCGTGCTGCGCGCGCTCGGCGAGGCGGGCGCGCGCGTGCCGCGCGTGTACGGCTTCTGCCGCGATCCCGCGGGCATCTTGATGGAGCGCGTGCGCGGCGACTTCGACTACACGCAGCTCGCGCCCGGGTCCGCGCGCGACGCGCTCGACGACGACTTCCTGCGCGAGCTCGTGCGCGTCCACCAGCTCGACCCCGCGCGCTTCGTCGCCGCGGGCATCGAGTCGCCGGCGAGCGCCGAGCAGACCGCGCTGCACGATCTCGCGCTGTGGGAGCGCGCCTACCGCCGCGCCCTCGTGCGCCCGGTACCCGTCGTCGAGTTCGCGACGCGCTGGCTGCGACGAAATCTTCCCGCGCCGCCGCAGCGACTCTCGCTCGTGCAGGGCGACACGGGGCCAGGGCAGTTCCTGTTCGACATGGCCCCCGCGGACAGCGCTCGCGGCTTGCCGCGCGCCACCGCGATCATCGACTGGGAGTTCGCGCACCTCGGCGACCCGGTGCTCGACCTCGCGCAGATCCGCACGCGCGACTTCTACAACCCCGGCATCGACCTCGCGCGCTGGCTCGTACGCTACGAGCAGTTATCAGGCTCGCGCGTCGATCGTCGCAAGCTCGCCTACTACACCGTGAAGTCGATGGCGATCACGCCGCTCGCGCTCGCGGGAATGGTGCAGCACATGCACCCGCGCACCGATCACGCCGAGTGGTTCGCGCAAGACGTGTGTTACAAGCGCGCCACCGCCGAAGCGCTGTGCGAAGCGATCGGCGCCCCGGCCACGCCACCCGAGCTTCCTGCCGAAGCTGTTACGGAGCGCAGCGCGATCTTCGACGTGCTCGAGGAGAATTTGCGCGACGAGCACAAGCCCGCCGCGCCCGATGACTACGCGCGCTATCGCCTCGATCTCGCGCGCCGCCTCGCGAGACACCTGCGCAACGCCGACGCGTTCGGCGCCGCGCTCGAAGCGGAAGAGCTGCAGGAGATCGCACGGCTCACGGGCGCGAAGTCGCGCACGCTCGCGGAGGGCGACGCCGCGCTCACCGCACTGATCGCCGCGAACGAAGGCGCGCGCGACTACGAGATCGCGGCGTATCTCTACCGCCGTGCCGTGCGCGACGAGGCGCTCTGGCGCGGCGCGCTAGGGGCGGGCGAGAAGGCGGTCTACCAGCGCCTCCGTTGA
- a CDS encoding cytochrome P450, translated as MAAATQLTFTSAPGIEDIVGPETYRDHGYPHEAWTWLRNNDPVRFYAGSERFKPFWAITKHADIVDIGKNPADFIIQPRLAVFDENFEPVEGELQARHLLNMDPPEHAQYRQLSSKWFTPRTVKVWEPKVHLITKQILDKAQAKTGDFDFVMEVSAPITIAVIGLMLGVPERDWPLLFKWTNETIAPEEPEFQQGRTTRETADQARMELFKYFHALSEERRKNPQDDIISVVAQAKINGEPLPVFELLSYYFLLVVAGNETTRNAMTGGVQALIDNPAQCALLQKRADLVEGMIEETVRWVTPVNQFTRTATRDLEVRGRTIKQGESVCLFYASGNRDEEIFERPFEFDITRNPNNHIGFGRGEHVCLGAHLARLELRALFAQLRERLVSIERARTVERINSSFVGGVKRAYVRWELKDAPRA; from the coding sequence ATGGCCGCTGCCACGCAGCTCACCTTCACCAGCGCGCCCGGAATCGAGGACATCGTCGGTCCCGAGACCTATCGCGATCACGGCTACCCGCACGAGGCGTGGACGTGGCTCCGTAACAACGACCCGGTTCGCTTCTACGCGGGCAGCGAACGCTTCAAGCCGTTCTGGGCGATCACGAAGCACGCGGACATCGTCGACATCGGGAAGAACCCGGCGGACTTCATCATCCAGCCGCGGCTCGCCGTGTTCGACGAGAACTTCGAGCCGGTCGAGGGCGAGCTGCAAGCGCGGCATCTGCTGAACATGGATCCGCCCGAGCACGCGCAGTATCGGCAGCTCTCGTCGAAGTGGTTCACGCCGCGCACGGTGAAGGTGTGGGAGCCGAAGGTTCACCTGATCACGAAGCAGATTCTCGACAAGGCGCAGGCCAAGACCGGCGACTTCGACTTCGTGATGGAGGTCTCCGCGCCCATCACGATCGCGGTGATCGGGCTGATGCTCGGCGTGCCGGAGCGGGACTGGCCGCTGCTGTTCAAGTGGACGAACGAGACGATCGCGCCCGAGGAGCCCGAGTTTCAGCAGGGCCGCACGACGCGCGAGACCGCCGATCAGGCGCGCATGGAGCTGTTCAAGTACTTCCACGCGCTGTCGGAGGAGCGCCGCAAGAACCCGCAGGACGACATCATCTCCGTCGTCGCGCAGGCCAAGATCAACGGCGAGCCGCTGCCCGTCTTCGAGTTGCTCTCGTATTACTTCTTGCTCGTCGTCGCCGGCAACGAGACGACGCGCAACGCGATGACCGGCGGCGTGCAGGCGCTGATCGACAACCCGGCGCAGTGCGCGCTGCTGCAGAAGCGCGCGGATCTCGTCGAGGGGATGATCGAGGAGACGGTGCGCTGGGTGACGCCCGTGAATCAGTTCACGCGCACCGCGACCCGCGACCTCGAAGTGCGCGGCCGCACGATCAAGCAGGGCGAGTCGGTGTGCCTCTTCTACGCCTCGGGCAACCGCGACGAGGAGATCTTCGAGCGCCCGTTCGAGTTCGACATCACGCGAAACCCCAACAACCACATCGGCTTCGGGCGCGGCGAGCACGTCTGCCTCGGCGCGCACCTCGCGCGGCTCGAGCTGCGCGCGCTGTTCGCGCAGCTGCGCGAACGCCTCGTCTCGATCGAGCGCGCGCGCACGGTGGAGCGCATCAACTCGAGCTTCGTCGGCGGCGTGAAGCGCGCGTACGTGCGCTGGGAGCTGAAGGACGCGCCGCGAGCCTGA
- a CDS encoding phosphotransferase family protein, which yields MTDPTQLATQLGVGPEWARAFAEVERLVGGRIVRAEKQPRWRPAFFLDVEVAGETRAVYLRGDRGELQHGVYGLDHEYRVLCALEAEGVPVPHVYGFVEEPLAIVMARAPGRVNLATAKDESERRAVLDHWIAILAAMHRLPLARFESLGLERPKSAEQLGLGDFPRWEKSWRERKNRPDPRIEWVIAWLHRNVPKHRTRPAMIQGDAGQFLFEHGRVTAMIDLELAYIGDPLADLAGMLNRDLSEPMGDLNRAFHRYADLMGEPLDVKTVWYHTARFGICTPIACAPLLAAPPAQFNHPVYLGWDIVYGRIALEAIARFSGIALREPELPEPAPSRHAPGFEQLLATLAALPRGYEADTAYRIAQWARELDARGAAIERDDAEEVARLTGARVSPGLDADRALEAFVTSAGAERDEEILQLLYRRTKRQQALMQPALRELEHARLHEIREEASWR from the coding sequence ATGACGGACCCGACTCAGCTCGCGACACAGCTCGGTGTCGGCCCCGAGTGGGCGCGCGCGTTCGCGGAGGTGGAGCGGCTCGTCGGCGGGCGCATCGTGCGCGCCGAGAAGCAGCCGCGCTGGCGGCCCGCGTTCTTCCTCGACGTCGAGGTCGCGGGCGAGACGCGCGCGGTCTACCTGCGCGGCGATCGCGGCGAGCTGCAGCACGGCGTGTACGGGCTCGATCACGAGTACCGCGTGCTGTGCGCGCTCGAAGCCGAAGGCGTCCCGGTGCCGCACGTCTACGGCTTCGTCGAGGAGCCGCTCGCGATCGTGATGGCGCGCGCGCCGGGCCGCGTGAACCTCGCCACCGCGAAGGACGAGAGCGAGCGCCGTGCGGTGCTCGATCACTGGATCGCGATCCTCGCCGCGATGCATCGCCTGCCGCTGGCGCGCTTCGAGTCATTAGGGCTCGAGCGCCCGAAGAGCGCGGAGCAGCTCGGCCTCGGCGATTTCCCGCGCTGGGAGAAGTCGTGGCGCGAGCGGAAGAACCGACCCGATCCGCGCATCGAGTGGGTGATCGCGTGGCTGCACCGCAACGTGCCGAAGCACCGCACGCGGCCGGCGATGATCCAGGGCGACGCGGGCCAGTTCCTGTTCGAGCACGGCCGCGTGACCGCGATGATCGATCTCGAGCTCGCCTACATCGGCGATCCGCTCGCCGACCTCGCTGGCATGCTGAACCGCGACCTCTCCGAGCCGATGGGCGACCTGAACCGCGCCTTCCACCGCTACGCGGACCTCATGGGTGAGCCGCTCGACGTGAAGACCGTCTGGTATCACACGGCGCGCTTCGGCATCTGCACGCCGATCGCGTGTGCGCCGCTGCTCGCCGCGCCGCCCGCGCAGTTCAACCACCCCGTCTATCTCGGCTGGGACATCGTGTACGGGCGCATCGCGCTCGAAGCGATCGCGCGCTTCAGCGGGATCGCGCTGCGCGAGCCCGAGCTGCCGGAGCCCGCGCCCTCGCGCCATGCGCCCGGCTTCGAGCAGCTGCTCGCGACGCTCGCGGCGCTCCCGCGCGGCTACGAGGCCGACACCGCGTACCGCATCGCGCAGTGGGCGCGCGAGCTCGACGCGCGCGGCGCCGCGATCGAGCGCGACGACGCAGAGGAGGTGGCGCGCCTGACAGGCGCGCGGGTGTCGCCCGGGCTCGATGCCGACCGCGCGCTCGAAGCGTTCGTGACCAGCGCGGGCGCCGAGCGCGACGAGGAGATCCTGCAGCTGCTCTACCGCCGCACCAAGCGCCAGCAAGCGCTGATGCAGCCCGCGTTGCGCGAGCTCGAGCATGCGCGCCTGCACGAGATTCGCGAGGAGGCATCGTGGCGATAA
- a CDS encoding toll/interleukin-1 receptor domain-containing protein, whose translation MAIRAFISYSHDSPGHKQWVAKLATDLRMNGVETTLDQWDLRPGDDVARFMEEGLRDAERVVVVCSREYVDRANAGKGGVGYEKAIVSAEIVRDLGTRKFIPIVRGASNPPVPTFLGYRFYLDFEDDQKYQSAFEALLREILGVPDPGKPPLGRNPFGADGRGSITFSSVAIQPVGLTSVVPDIAPVVPTQKGMVEVRRQARELIAESAHLIRLDEFSTRVLEATAKSIRESQLADFSIQPTAQVFADRIAIGNDATDQACALFAEGLQWANEGQLTVLSAAFSRLGTFSQPTGTFYPAWVGVARYPALRIAYAGGIPAVARKSFRALKALWIDATGRTERRTEALSMVTALHEESPFHQEVWRWLPGKERHHTPVSAYLQENLAPLLMDCFRDEEAYSEAFDEFELLQAMVYADVDARGDQFGFWAPLGAFLWRRRRPDALARAKALIESERERWEPLRGGLFGGMPDRALVALQKVEDLTGRIRGAKGIW comes from the coding sequence GTGGCGATAAGGGCCTTCATCTCGTACTCGCACGATTCCCCGGGCCACAAGCAATGGGTGGCCAAGCTCGCCACGGATCTCCGGATGAACGGAGTCGAGACGACGCTCGATCAGTGGGATCTCCGCCCGGGAGACGATGTCGCTCGATTCATGGAGGAAGGTCTACGTGACGCTGAGCGAGTCGTCGTCGTCTGCTCCCGCGAGTACGTCGATCGAGCTAACGCGGGCAAGGGCGGCGTGGGATACGAGAAGGCGATCGTCTCCGCAGAGATCGTCCGAGATTTGGGCACCCGGAAGTTCATTCCGATCGTGCGCGGTGCCTCCAATCCTCCTGTGCCCACCTTCCTCGGCTATCGCTTCTACCTCGACTTCGAAGACGACCAGAAGTACCAGAGTGCATTCGAAGCGTTGCTTCGAGAGATCCTTGGGGTGCCAGATCCCGGGAAACCGCCGCTGGGAAGGAACCCGTTTGGAGCGGACGGACGTGGCTCGATCACATTCTCTTCAGTGGCCATCCAACCCGTCGGGTTGACTTCGGTCGTGCCCGATATCGCGCCTGTCGTTCCCACTCAGAAGGGCATGGTCGAGGTGCGGCGGCAGGCGCGCGAACTCATCGCCGAGTCGGCTCACTTGATCCGATTAGACGAGTTCTCGACGCGAGTCCTCGAGGCGACCGCCAAGAGCATCAGGGAGTCTCAACTTGCGGATTTCTCCATCCAACCGACTGCGCAGGTGTTCGCCGACCGAATCGCAATTGGAAACGACGCGACTGATCAGGCGTGCGCGCTGTTCGCCGAAGGTCTCCAGTGGGCGAACGAAGGACAGCTGACAGTGCTGTCTGCCGCCTTCTCTCGGCTGGGCACGTTCAGTCAGCCCACCGGGACGTTCTATCCCGCTTGGGTCGGGGTCGCTCGGTATCCGGCGCTCAGAATCGCCTACGCGGGAGGAATCCCCGCTGTCGCAAGGAAGTCGTTCCGAGCGCTAAAGGCATTGTGGATCGACGCGACCGGGCGAACCGAACGTAGAACCGAAGCACTTTCTATGGTTACGGCCCTCCACGAGGAGTCTCCCTTTCACCAGGAAGTCTGGAGGTGGTTGCCTGGAAAGGAGCGGCACCACACACCTGTGTCCGCGTATCTGCAAGAGAACTTGGCTCCACTCTTGATGGACTGCTTCCGCGACGAAGAGGCTTACAGCGAAGCGTTCGATGAGTTCGAACTCCTGCAAGCCATGGTCTATGCGGACGTCGATGCAAGAGGCGACCAGTTCGGATTTTGGGCTCCGCTGGGTGCATTCCTTTGGAGGCGGCGGCGACCCGATGCGCTCGCCCGTGCAAAGGCACTGATTGAGAGCGAGAGAGAGCGATGGGAACCGCTTCGCGGGGGCCTCTTCGGAGGGATGCCGGACCGGGCACTCGTAGCGTTGCAAAAGGTTGAAGACCTCACAGGAAGGATCCGCGGCGCTAAGGGCATCTGGTAG